In Serratia marcescens subsp. marcescens ATCC 13880, a single genomic region encodes these proteins:
- a CDS encoding FecCD family ABC transporter permease, with protein MSVSTDPMTDAKGQPNAGVMGRYQHILRHRLLMMGVLALAILGSLLLDFTMGPSGLSLSSLWQTLLDPAAADAGTRVIVWDIRLPYALMAVVVGFALGLAGAEMQTILNNPLASPFTLGVSSAAAFGAALAIVLGIGIPGIPDQWFISANAFIFALFAALMLDGITRWTRVATSGVVLFGIALVFTFNALVSMMQFIASEDTLQGLVFWTMGSLARASWDKLGILFGVFAVLLPLSMMSSWKLTALRLGEDRAVSFGIDVRRLRLTTLLRISMLSALAVAFVGPIGFIGLVAPHIARMIFGEDHRFYLPASALIGALVLSMASVASKNLVPGVIIPVGIVTSLVGVPFFLSIILRHRGNV; from the coding sequence ATGAGCGTATCCACCGATCCCATGACTGACGCCAAGGGGCAACCCAACGCCGGCGTGATGGGGCGTTATCAGCATATTCTTCGCCATCGCCTGTTGATGATGGGCGTGTTGGCACTGGCGATCCTGGGCTCGCTGCTGCTGGATTTCACCATGGGGCCGTCCGGCCTGTCGCTGTCCTCCTTATGGCAAACGCTGCTTGACCCCGCCGCGGCCGATGCCGGCACGCGGGTGATCGTCTGGGACATCCGCTTGCCCTATGCGCTGATGGCGGTGGTGGTGGGCTTTGCGCTCGGCCTGGCCGGGGCGGAAATGCAGACCATCCTGAATAACCCGCTGGCCAGTCCCTTCACCCTCGGGGTGTCTTCCGCCGCGGCCTTTGGCGCCGCGCTGGCGATCGTGCTCGGCATCGGCATTCCGGGCATTCCCGATCAGTGGTTCATCTCCGCCAACGCTTTTATCTTCGCGCTGTTCGCCGCGCTGATGCTCGACGGCATCACGCGCTGGACGCGGGTCGCCACCTCCGGCGTAGTGCTGTTCGGCATCGCGCTGGTGTTTACCTTCAACGCGCTGGTCTCGATGATGCAATTCATCGCCAGCGAGGACACGCTGCAGGGGCTGGTGTTCTGGACCATGGGCAGCCTGGCGCGCGCCTCGTGGGACAAGCTGGGCATTCTGTTCGGGGTGTTCGCCGTGCTGCTGCCGCTGTCGATGATGAGCTCGTGGAAACTGACCGCGCTGCGTCTGGGTGAAGACCGGGCGGTGAGCTTCGGCATCGACGTGCGTCGTCTGCGGCTGACCACGCTGCTGCGCATCAGCATGCTCTCGGCGCTGGCGGTGGCTTTCGTCGGGCCGATCGGCTTTATCGGCCTGGTGGCGCCGCACATCGCCCGCATGATCTTCGGCGAAGATCACCGTTTCTACCTGCCGGCCAGCGCGCTGATTGGCGCGCTGGTGCTGTCGATGGCCTCGGTGGCGTCGAAAAATCTGGTGCCCGGCGTGATCATTCCGGTGGGCATCGTCACCTCGCTGGTCGGGGTGCCGTTCTTCCTGAGCATTATTCTGCGCCATCGGGGGAACGTATGA
- a CDS encoding GGDEF domain-containing protein — protein MRSPSPAVTPKRPALLNWLLHSPLHADDEPFQRQLRLTLTPSPLTPWLNAVGPAALLAGFAWLNQPLVGIGLLLLLLLLTAGRARLAQRRQPAWPNAMLVTVLLWALLVGASAALAMLSGRFVLILFAGLTITALACWLMQRHAAAPRFALLEVIALTLPYLLAAPLSRVQNLFVLADLAPLWLVLAHGMIARYHRQLVQHVTLAWEKQQASHRDRLTGFLNRAGGEAVMRSICRPAAAQPISHLFILEFGPLAALYQSHGVQIGDDVLRTVGERLKTLIRPSDYVCRYTGGLFLILVHDLPYGAESEFLARIVPPLEAPYDFGAFGEVNMRLNAGILALTQNYATVESLMSSAQQALAEAKGGKK, from the coding sequence ATGAGAAGTCCATCTCCGGCGGTAACGCCCAAACGCCCGGCGCTGCTGAACTGGCTGTTGCACAGCCCGCTGCACGCCGATGACGAACCGTTTCAACGCCAGCTGCGTCTCACGCTGACGCCCTCTCCTCTCACCCCCTGGCTGAATGCCGTGGGGCCGGCCGCGCTGTTGGCGGGGTTCGCCTGGCTGAACCAACCGCTGGTCGGTATCGGCCTGCTGCTGCTGTTGCTGCTGTTGACCGCCGGGCGCGCCAGGTTGGCGCAAAGGCGCCAACCCGCCTGGCCGAACGCCATGCTGGTGACAGTGTTGTTGTGGGCGCTGCTGGTTGGCGCCAGCGCCGCGCTGGCGATGCTGTCGGGCCGCTTCGTGCTGATCCTGTTCGCCGGCCTGACCATTACCGCCCTGGCCTGCTGGCTGATGCAGCGCCACGCCGCCGCCCCGCGCTTCGCACTGCTTGAGGTGATCGCGCTGACGCTGCCCTACCTGCTGGCGGCGCCGCTGTCGCGCGTGCAAAATCTGTTTGTCCTGGCGGATCTCGCGCCGCTGTGGCTGGTGCTGGCCCATGGCATGATCGCGCGCTACCACCGCCAACTGGTGCAGCACGTCACGCTGGCCTGGGAGAAGCAGCAGGCATCGCACCGCGATCGCCTGACCGGCTTTCTCAACCGTGCAGGCGGCGAGGCGGTGATGCGCAGCATCTGCCGCCCCGCCGCGGCGCAGCCGATCTCCCACCTGTTCATTCTCGAATTCGGCCCGCTGGCGGCGCTCTACCAAAGTCACGGCGTCCAGATCGGCGACGACGTGCTGCGCACCGTCGGCGAGCGCCTCAAAACGCTGATCCGCCCGAGCGACTACGTCTGCCGCTACACCGGCGGTCTGTTTCTGATTCTGGTGCACGATCTGCCCTACGGCGCGGAAAGCGAGTTCCTGGCGCGCATTGTGCCGCCGCTGGAGGCGCCCTACGATTTTGGCGCGTTCGGCGAGGTGAACATGCGGCTTAACGCCGGCATTTTGGCGCTGACGCAGAATTACGCGACGGTAGAGAGTTTGATGAGCTCGGCGCAGCAGGCGCTGGCGGAAGCCAAAGGCGGGAAAAAGTAA
- a CDS encoding siderophore ABC transporter substrate-binding protein — protein MKLRRSPLMIALLAAMALAGCHSKTDTQVAATPATVNVQHLNGSTEVKKHPQRIVVLDYASLETLQLLDVEPLALPGNRKNLPDSLKRYQDDKYLNAGTLFQPDMAVLRAAKPDLILIAGRASKAYDELNTLAPTLNMSVDQQDQLGSLKQRTLQLGELFDKQQQAQAAIDKLDAQIAAVKPQAAQAGRGLVVLFSGGKISAYAPKSRFSFVYDALGFASALQSDEKDVRGNKLTPEQVAKLNPDWLFVIDRDAATGRPNAVAPQKILTGTALKKTTAVKKGQVVYLPAAEVYLSGGIVTAQHVVERVSEALNHTAR, from the coding sequence ATGAAATTACGCCGCTCCCCCCTGATGATCGCCCTGCTGGCCGCGATGGCGCTGGCGGGTTGCCACAGCAAAACCGATACGCAGGTAGCCGCTACCCCGGCTACCGTCAACGTCCAGCACCTGAATGGCAGCACCGAGGTGAAGAAGCACCCGCAGCGCATCGTGGTGCTGGATTACGCCTCGCTGGAAACGCTGCAGCTGCTGGACGTCGAGCCGCTGGCGCTGCCCGGCAACCGCAAGAACTTGCCGGATAGCCTGAAGCGCTATCAGGATGACAAATACCTCAATGCCGGCACCCTGTTCCAACCGGATATGGCCGTGCTGCGCGCCGCCAAACCGGATCTTATCCTGATCGCCGGCCGGGCGTCCAAAGCCTATGACGAGCTGAACACGCTGGCGCCGACGTTGAACATGTCCGTCGATCAGCAGGATCAGTTGGGCAGCCTGAAACAGCGCACCCTGCAGCTGGGCGAGCTGTTTGATAAGCAGCAACAGGCGCAGGCGGCGATCGACAAGCTGGATGCGCAGATCGCGGCGGTCAAACCGCAGGCCGCCCAGGCCGGACGCGGGCTGGTGGTGCTGTTCTCCGGCGGCAAGATCAGCGCTTACGCCCCCAAGAGCCGTTTCAGCTTCGTCTATGACGCCCTCGGCTTCGCGTCCGCGTTGCAGTCCGATGAAAAAGACGTGCGCGGCAACAAGCTGACGCCTGAGCAGGTGGCCAAGCTGAATCCGGACTGGCTGTTCGTCATCGACAGAGACGCCGCGACCGGGCGGCCGAACGCGGTGGCGCCGCAGAAAATCCTCACCGGCACCGCACTGAAGAAAACCACGGCGGTGAAAAAAGGCCAGGTGGTTTACCTGCCGGCGGCCGAGGTCTATCTGTCCGGCGGCATCGTCACCGCCCAACACGTCGTCGAACGCGTGAGCGAGGCGCTGAATCACACTGCGCGATAA
- a CDS encoding ABC transporter ATP-binding protein, giving the protein MNQGLRIEHFSAGYPKRQVIDDLSVPMLPRGQITVLLGPNGSGKSTLLRSLAGLNPAQGKLWLDDGDLMQMPFARRAEKVVYLPQSLPAGVHLHVLESIIVAQRASGGRSNAGREAEVMALLEQLGIAHLALSYLDQLSGGQKQLVGLAQSLIRQPSLLLLDEPLSALDLNYQFHVMDLVRRETRKRNIVTVVVVHDINIALRHGDHVLMLQDGDLIADGAPDLVITPQSLARVYGVRGRIERCSQGTPQVLIDGLVNQPTI; this is encoded by the coding sequence ATGAACCAGGGCTTGCGCATAGAACACTTCTCGGCGGGCTACCCGAAACGCCAGGTGATCGACGATCTCTCGGTGCCGATGCTGCCGCGCGGGCAAATCACCGTGCTGCTGGGGCCGAACGGCAGCGGCAAATCGACGCTGCTGCGCTCGCTGGCCGGGCTGAACCCGGCGCAGGGCAAGCTGTGGCTGGACGACGGCGATCTGATGCAGATGCCGTTCGCTCGTCGCGCGGAGAAAGTGGTGTATCTGCCGCAGTCGCTGCCCGCCGGGGTGCACCTGCACGTGCTGGAGTCGATCATCGTGGCGCAGCGCGCCTCGGGCGGCCGCAGCAACGCCGGCAGAGAAGCGGAGGTGATGGCCCTGCTGGAGCAACTGGGCATCGCCCATCTGGCGTTGAGTTATCTCGATCAGCTGTCCGGCGGCCAGAAACAGCTGGTGGGGTTGGCGCAGTCGCTGATCCGTCAGCCGTCGCTGCTGCTGCTGGATGAGCCGCTGAGCGCGCTCGATCTCAACTATCAGTTCCACGTGATGGATTTGGTGCGCCGTGAAACCCGCAAGCGCAATATCGTGACGGTGGTGGTGGTGCATGACATCAACATCGCGCTGCGTCACGGCGACCACGTGCTGATGCTGCAGGATGGCGATCTGATCGCCGATGGCGCGCCGGATCTGGTGATTACGCCGCAGAGCCTGGCGCGGGTCTACGGCGTGCGCGGGCGCATCGAACGTTGCTCGCAGGGCACGCCGCAGGTGCTGATAGACGGTTTGGTAAACCAGCCGACGATTTAA
- a CDS encoding ligand-gated channel protein: METPRYSKLAALVIASLSATAALAAPQNDTQDTMVVTASGFQQKIQDSAASISVIPRQQIEDKAYRDITDALKDVPGVVVTDGGSKSDISIRGMSSKYTLILVDGKRVDTRGTRPNSDNAGIEQGWLPPLEAIERIEVVRGPMSSLYGSDAMGGVINVITRKTSRTEWKGSLHGDATLQENRDSGDLFQTNAYASGPLVEGLLGLRVNGLLSRRAEDKIVNGYNEQRMRSGTAVFTLTPDEKNEFDFEIGRSLQDRNSTPGKSVVAERCSKGKCTPTSRSEDLYTRTNYSLTHNGYYDFGNSTSYVQREETNNPGRKMKMYNTIFNTQNQFELGSHMLNLGGQYRYEKLGDSGNQLSSAQDVNQLTRWSWALFAEDEWALTNDFSLTSGIRMDRDQNFGSHWSPRMYGVWHLTEQWTLKGGVSAGYRSPDLRQSSANWGQVTGGGVRKGIIVGNPDLQPEKSLSEEIGLMWDSLKGVNAGVTVFNTDFKNKITEVRRCEDTPDCKIGNDVYDFISDRVNVDKANMRGVEATFGWQINKDWKWNTNYTYTSSEQKSGEFQGKALNQMPKHMVNTVLDWRATQDLSLWSRVNFRSKTSEYLSRTSMAKSTPSYTFVDAGLSYQAAKNLQLTGGVYNILDKTVDYDHYNTTLDGRRYTVGMTYNF; this comes from the coding sequence ATGGAAACGCCACGTTACAGCAAGCTCGCCGCTCTGGTGATTGCCTCACTCAGCGCCACCGCCGCACTGGCCGCGCCGCAGAACGACACCCAGGACACCATGGTCGTCACCGCCTCCGGCTTTCAGCAAAAAATTCAGGACTCCGCCGCTTCCATCTCGGTGATCCCGCGCCAGCAAATCGAAGACAAGGCTTACCGCGACATCACCGACGCGCTGAAAGACGTGCCGGGCGTGGTAGTCACCGACGGCGGCAGCAAAAGCGACATCAGCATCCGCGGCATGTCTTCCAAGTACACCCTGATCCTGGTGGACGGCAAGCGCGTCGACACCCGCGGCACCCGCCCGAACAGCGACAACGCCGGCATCGAACAAGGCTGGCTGCCGCCGCTGGAAGCCATTGAGCGCATCGAAGTGGTGCGCGGGCCGATGTCTTCGCTGTACGGTTCCGACGCCATGGGCGGCGTGATCAACGTCATCACCCGCAAAACCTCACGCACCGAGTGGAAAGGCTCGCTGCACGGCGATGCCACCCTTCAGGAAAACCGCGATTCCGGCGACCTGTTCCAGACCAACGCCTACGCGTCCGGCCCGCTGGTTGAAGGCCTGCTCGGCCTGCGGGTCAACGGCCTGCTCTCACGCCGCGCGGAAGATAAAATCGTCAACGGTTACAACGAACAGCGCATGCGCAGCGGCACTGCGGTGTTCACCCTGACCCCGGACGAGAAAAACGAATTCGACTTCGAAATCGGCCGCTCGCTGCAGGATCGCAACAGCACGCCGGGCAAATCGGTGGTGGCGGAGCGCTGCAGCAAAGGCAAATGCACCCCAACTTCCCGCAGCGAAGATCTCTACACCCGCACCAACTACTCGCTGACCCACAACGGTTATTACGACTTCGGCAACTCCACCAGCTACGTTCAGCGGGAAGAGACCAACAACCCGGGCCGCAAAATGAAGATGTACAACACCATCTTCAACACCCAGAACCAGTTCGAGCTGGGTTCCCACATGCTGAACCTCGGCGGCCAATACCGCTATGAGAAACTGGGCGACAGTGGCAACCAGCTAAGCTCGGCGCAAGACGTCAATCAACTGACGCGCTGGAGCTGGGCGCTGTTCGCCGAAGACGAATGGGCGCTGACCAATGACTTTAGCCTGACCAGCGGCATCCGTATGGACCGCGATCAGAACTTCGGCAGCCACTGGTCGCCGCGCATGTACGGCGTTTGGCACCTGACCGAGCAGTGGACGCTGAAAGGCGGCGTTTCCGCCGGCTACCGTTCGCCGGATCTGCGCCAATCCTCCGCCAACTGGGGCCAGGTCACCGGCGGCGGCGTGCGTAAAGGCATCATCGTCGGCAACCCGGATCTGCAGCCGGAGAAGAGCCTGAGCGAAGAGATCGGCCTGATGTGGGATAGCCTGAAAGGCGTCAACGCCGGGGTCACCGTCTTCAACACCGACTTCAAGAACAAGATCACCGAAGTGCGCCGCTGCGAAGACACGCCGGACTGTAAGATCGGCAATGACGTCTACGACTTTATCAGCGATCGCGTCAACGTCGACAAAGCCAATATGCGCGGCGTAGAAGCCACCTTCGGCTGGCAGATCAACAAAGACTGGAAGTGGAACACCAACTACACCTACACCTCTTCCGAGCAGAAGAGCGGCGAGTTCCAGGGCAAGGCGCTCAACCAGATGCCGAAGCACATGGTTAACACCGTGCTGGATTGGCGCGCCACGCAGGATCTCAGCCTGTGGTCGCGCGTTAATTTCCGCAGCAAAACGTCTGAGTATCTGAGCCGTACCTCGATGGCCAAGAGCACGCCGTCCTACACCTTCGTCGATGCGGGCCTGAGCTACCAGGCGGCGAAAAACCTGCAGCTGACCGGCGGGGTCTACAACATCCTCGACAAGACCGTGGATTACGATCACTACAACACCACGCTGGACGGCCGCCGTTACACCGTCGGCATGACCTACAACTTCTGA